The genomic window CGAGAACAAGTCACCATTAAGTAGTCACAAGTGCGGCATTGTGTCCGCGTTAGCTGACTGCTAGAAATGTAATGCCGTTCACCTAGGCTGCCACAGTTAGGGCACCGAATTGCTTGGACGAGCTGCATTGTTAAAGTTTTCATGTCAATCAGTTTTTTAAAACAAGAGAATTGCTAGATTTGACACCGATACTATCCGGTGAAAGTGTAGCTAAAGTAACAATTTA from Coleofasciculus sp. FACHB-1120 includes these protein-coding regions:
- a CDS encoding replication restart DNA helicase PriA; amino-acid sequence: MQLVQAIRCPNCGSLGERHYISSSQLTRTQCRTCDYLMVTCSRTGRVIEAYAPGLDASRL